From a single Nicotiana tabacum cultivar K326 chromosome 8, ASM71507v2, whole genome shotgun sequence genomic region:
- the LOC142162912 gene encoding pectinesterase inhibitor 3-like, with product MLRFLLLILLFILHFSHFTKGRQPFTSSSSSSTNLVSTSCVHASYPNICVRTLSSYNYIINTPKDLAKAAVNVTLSRAKKASNFLIKLKVQSKREKGALIDCIEQIGDSMYELRKAISELKHLHKGNGFKLQMSNLETWVSAALTNEHTCLDGFKEINGKIRYDVKRKITNVAKVTSNALYLINQLDGGRGSKI from the coding sequence ATGCTTCGCTTTCTTCTCCTTATTCTTCTCTTCATTCTCCATTTCTCTCACTTTACCAAAGGGAGACAACCATTCACTTCATCATCTTCATCCTCCACAAATCTTGTAAGTACATCTTGTGTCCATGCAAGTTACCCTAATATTTGCGTTAGAACCCTCTCATCTTATAACTATATCATTAACACCCCCAAAGATTTAGCAAAAGCAGCTGTTAATGTCACTCTTTCAAGAGCCAAAAAAGCTTCCAATTTCCTCATCAAATTGAAAGTACAAAGCAAGAGAGAAAAAGGGGCACTTATTGATTGTATAGAACAAATAGGTGACTCAATGTATGAGCTAAGAAAGGCTATTTCTGAGCTCAAACATTTGCATAAAGGGAATGGTTTTAAGTTACAAATGAGTAATTTGGAGACTTGGGTTAGTGCTGCTTTGACAAATGAACATACTTGTTTAGATGGTTTCAAAGAAATTAATGGAAAAATTAGGTATGATGTGAAGAGAAAAATTACTAATGTTGCTAAGGTTACTAGTAATGCTCTCTATCTCATCAATCAACTTGATGGCGGACGCGGATCTAAAATTTAA
- the LOC107785228 gene encoding 3-oxoacyl-[acyl-carrier-protein] synthase II, chloroplastic, whose product MSASTVSSWSIAACMSAACENEQEKNFFNRNKTCNGFSFSNSCLVKNEYSSLFGCWRSKHRRNPTSGGIRAVAVQPVMEVTSKKKSPTKERRVVVTGMGVVTPIGHDPDLFYENLLQGVSGISEIEAFDCSPFPTRIAGEIKSFSTAGWVAPKLSKRMDKFMLYMLTAGKKALSDGGITEDVMEELDKTKCGVLIGSAMGGMKVFNDAIESLRISYKKMNPFCVPFATTNMGSAMLAMDLGWMGPNYSISTACATSNFCILNAANHIIRGEADVMLCGGSDAVIIPIGLGGFVACRALSQRNSDPTRASRPWDSNRDGFVMGEGAGVLLLEELEHAKRRGATIYAEFLGGSFTCDAYHMTEPHPEGTGVILCIEKALAQSGVSKEDVNYINAHATSTPAGDLREYQALVHCFGQNPELRVNSTKSMIGHLLGAAGAVEAVATVQAIRSGWVHPNINLENPEEGVDTNLLVGAKKERLDIKVALSNSFGFGGHNSSILFAPYK is encoded by the exons ATGTCTGCATCGACTGTATCGTCATGGTCAATAGCTGCATGCATGTCAGCTGCTTGTGAAAATGAGCAAGAGAAGAATTTTTTTAATAGGAATAAGACTTGCAATGGCTTTTCATTTTCCAATTCTTGTTTAGTGAAAAATGAGTATTCTTCACTCTTTGGATGTTGGAGGAGTAAACACAGGCGCAATCCCACTTCAG GTGGCATAAGGGCTGTTGCTGTACAACCAGTTATGGAAGTCACATCAAAGAAGAAATCGCCAACCAAGGAAAGGCGAGTGGTTGTGACCGGGATGGGGGTGGTCACGCCGATTGGTCATGACCCCGATTTGTTCTATGAAAACCTGCTCCAAGGTGTCAGTGGCATAAGCGAGATAGAAGCTTTTGATTGTTCGCCTTTTCCAACA AGAATTGCTGGAGAAATCAAGTCTTTCTCGACTGCTGGCTGGGTTGCGCCTAAACTTTcgaaaagaatggacaagttcaTGCTTTACATGTTAACAGCTGGTAAGAAGGCGTTATCAGATGGCGGAATTACTGAAGACGTAATGGAAGAATTGGATAAAACAAAATGTGGAGTTTTGATTGGCTCTGCTATGGGTGGGATGAAG GTCTTCAATGATGCAATAGAATCCTTAAGGATTTCTTATAAGAAGATGAATCCTTTTTGTGTACCATTTGCCACTACAAACATGGGCTCTGCGATGCTTGCCATGGACTTG GGATGGATGGGTCCAAATTATTCAATTTCAACAGCATGTGCGACGAGCAACTTCTGCATATTGAATGCTGCTAACCATATCATTAGAGGTGAAGCT GATGTGATGCTCTGTGGTGGATCAGATGCAGTAATTATACCGATTG GATTGGGAGGATTTGTTGCATGCAGAGCGCTTTCCCAGAGAAATAGTGACCCTACTCGAGCTTCTCGGCCTTGGGATAGT AATCGTGATGGATTTGTCATGGGTGAAGGAGCTGGAGTCCTGCTTTTGGAAGAACTTGAGCATGCCAAG AGAAGAGGTGCAACTATCTATGCTGAATTTCTTGGTGGAAGCTTTACTTGTGATGCTTATCACATGACAGAGCCTCATCCTGAAG GAACCGGCGTTATCTTATGCATAGAGAAGGCCTTAGCTCAGTCTGGTGTATCCAAGGAAGATGTGAACTATATTAATGCACATGCCACTTCTACACCGGCAGGGGATCTCAGAGAGTACCAAGCTCTTGTACATTGTTTTGGTCAGAACCCAGAG TTACGAGTGAACTCTACGAAGTCTATGATCGGTCACCTGCTAGGCGCTGCTGGTGCTGTCGAGGCAGTAGCAACTGTTCAG GCAATACGAAGTGGATGGGTTCATCCAAatataaatcttgaaaacccAGAAGAGGGTGTG GATACAAATTTACTCGTGGGTGCCAAAAAAGAAAGATTGGATATTAAGGTGGCACTATCTAATTCATTTGGATTTGGCGGCCATAATTCGTCGATCTTATTTGCCCCTTACAAGTAG